A DNA window from Staphylococcus warneri contains the following coding sequences:
- a CDS encoding helix-turn-helix domain-containing protein has translation MNHIKQNLKLDEWRKRKGYTQSSFASKLGISPSTYNFWENNPEMIKPKDAFKIANTLEVSIDEIIFLKDESYFKYVLVEEKEHQTT, from the coding sequence ATGAATCACATCAAACAGAACCTAAAATTAGATGAATGGCGCAAAAGAAAAGGTTATACTCAATCATCTTTCGCTAGTAAATTAGGTATTTCGCCATCAACATATAATTTTTGGGAAAACAATCCAGAAATGATTAAACCTAAAGATGCGTTTAAAATCGCTAACACTTTAGAAGTCTCAATCGATGAGATTATTTTTTTAAAAGACGAATCGTATTTTAAATACGTTTTAGTCGAAGAAAAAGAACATCAAACAACTTAA
- a CDS encoding XRE family transcriptional regulator: MAFKNSIKEIRLDNRLSKVEMAKKLDVSEGTIRMWENGKNEPRMGMIEKISSLFHVSKGYLLGEVEESTLPDFDGEVDIPYYGKVSAGNFEEMTIDNESVKAPNFAFNGRKPSECIALQVNGDSMNKILANGSYIIVHDYRKNQDYKLNSNDILVLRLGGEYTVKRVRRTETKLHLDPVSYSDEFKTNSYDLDSIDEIEVIGKVIYNYQIFD, encoded by the coding sequence ATGGCTTTCAAAAATTCCATCAAAGAGATTAGATTAGATAATAGACTATCGAAAGTTGAAATGGCTAAAAAATTAGATGTTTCCGAAGGCACAATAAGAATGTGGGAAAACGGTAAGAATGAACCTAGAATGGGAATGATTGAAAAAATATCTAGCTTATTCCATGTTTCAAAAGGATATCTTTTAGGGGAAGTAGAAGAATCAACACTACCAGATTTTGACGGCGAAGTTGATATTCCTTATTATGGCAAAGTTTCTGCAGGTAATTTTGAAGAAATGACAATTGACAATGAATCAGTCAAAGCACCAAATTTTGCATTCAATGGTCGTAAACCTAGCGAATGTATTGCTTTGCAAGTAAATGGAGATAGCATGAACAAAATTTTGGCTAATGGATCATACATAATCGTACATGATTATAGGAAGAATCAAGACTATAAGTTAAATAGTAATGATATTCTAGTTCTTCGTTTAGGTGGCGAATACACGGTAAAACGTGTTAGACGTACTGAAACAAAGTTACATTTAGACCCAGTAAGTTATTCTGATGAGTTCAAAACGAATTCTTATGATTTAGATTCTATAGATGAAATTGAAGTAATTGGAAAAGTTATTTATAACTACCAAATTTTTGATTAA
- a CDS encoding DUF2513 domain-containing protein produces MELKYELIRQVLLVVESKKDLRNFLDHEDIYVDIDSNKYSKDDVAYTLLKSRDAGLIDAEPIKGSELSSFMIGHLTFTGHEFLNSVADENVWKETKSKASKLKTVTLPVLQQLAVSVMNKQLGLS; encoded by the coding sequence ATGGAATTAAAATATGAACTTATACGACAAGTTCTATTAGTTGTTGAAAGTAAGAAAGACTTAAGAAATTTCTTAGACCATGAAGATATATATGTTGATATAGATTCAAATAAATATTCTAAAGATGATGTTGCATACACACTGTTAAAGTCTAGAGATGCTGGTTTAATCGATGCTGAACCTATAAAAGGCTCTGAACTTTCTAGTTTTATGATTGGTCATCTTACATTCACCGGTCACGAATTTTTAAATAGTGTTGCTGATGAAAATGTATGGAAAGAAACAAAATCAAAAGCTTCTAAATTAAAAACCGTTACTCTACCTGTATTGCAACAATTAGCGGTATCAGTAATGAACAAACAATTAGGTTTAAGCTAA
- a CDS encoding phage antirepressor KilAC domain-containing protein, which produces MQALQEIQIENNTELGAVVSSRVVANELNRTHKNVLRGLEKILTGSNVSSLIIPSEYKDSKGESRKEYLLTKDGFTLYMFNIQGHNEFKMAYINKFNEMENAIQSRLPGTYKEALTQLLQTVEEKEKLELENNMNKQKIAEYEPKASYLDTILNNKSLVTVGQIAKDYGMSAQALNKLLHDLKVQYKQSGQWLLYSNIQDKGYTHSSTTEIEHKDGSTSVRMNTKWTQKGRLFIYELLKDNDILPTIEQTT; this is translated from the coding sequence ATGCAAGCATTACAAGAAATTCAAATTGAAAACAATACAGAATTAGGAGCAGTTGTTTCTAGTCGAGTAGTAGCGAATGAGTTAAATAGAACTCACAAAAATGTACTCAGAGGATTAGAGAAAATTTTAACCGGCTCAAATGTGAGCTCGTTAATCATTCCAAGCGAATATAAAGATTCTAAAGGAGAAAGTAGAAAAGAATACTTACTAACCAAAGACGGTTTCACTCTATACATGTTCAACATTCAAGGTCATAACGAATTCAAAATGGCGTACATCAACAAATTCAACGAGATGGAGAACGCGATTCAAAGCAGATTACCTGGAACATATAAAGAAGCTTTAACACAATTACTTCAAACAGTAGAAGAAAAAGAGAAGTTAGAACTGGAAAATAACATGAACAAACAGAAAATAGCCGAATATGAACCTAAAGCATCTTATTTAGATACTATCTTGAATAATAAAAGTTTGGTCACTGTCGGCCAAATTGCAAAAGATTACGGTATGTCAGCTCAAGCATTAAACAAACTACTTCATGATTTAAAAGTTCAATACAAACAATCAGGACAATGGTTACTTTACTCAAATATTCAAGACAAAGGTTATACACATTCATCAACTACAGAAATTGAGCATAAAGATGGGAGTACATCAGTAAGAATGAATACCAAGTGGACACAAAAAGGACGTCTTTTCATCTATGAATTACTTAAAGATAACGACATCCTACCCACAATCGAACAAACAACTTAA